From Mauremys mutica isolate MM-2020 ecotype Southern chromosome 15, ASM2049712v1, whole genome shotgun sequence, one genomic window encodes:
- the LOC123350444 gene encoding netrin-1-like: protein MPGLWGGLGVLLSLQLALLGLASDPCYDAARRPRYCLPEPADLAAGRPVQASATCGRPPQRLCAFRHPGDASSRRCRLCDGADPAAAHPAAYLTDAGGEATCWQSGPVANASLTLALGGRFELLYVALRFCSPRPHSLALYKSTDHGHSWTPFQFFSARCHQAYGLPPASAVSKASDHEAICTAAQTDPTPLVGGLVAFMPLASRPLARAFEYSPVLQDWVTATDLRVALDRRHRGLGLRGREASYGVSELQVGGRCRCNGHAARCGAAGPGGAPQCQCRHNTAGPECETCRAFYCDRPWQRATPSDAHECVACECNRHSHRCRFNMELYKLSGRKSGGVCLNCRHHTAGRHCHYCQPGFKRDLARPITSRRGCKACQCHPTGAVGTMCNQTTGQCQCKMGVSGLTCNRCAQGFQQSRTAHIPCIRVQEVMTTTAAYPLEWNTGTECQTHCSPSHGRVHMNLRKYCKKDYVLHAQLLAMVESGEWWQFTTSVLAVYRQRQVPIRRGEQPLWVPRQDLACGCLRLQVGKAYLVIGNDAESPDPARLVLDRNSLALPWRDVWAHKLRRFQQQNRRGNCRSP from the exons ATGCCTGGCCTCTGGGGGGGCCTGGGGGTGCTGCTCTCGCTCCAGCTGGCCCTGCTGGGCCTGGCCTCCGACCCCTGCTACGATGCCGCCCGGCGGCCCCGCTACTGCCTCCCGGAGCCGGCCGACCTGGCTGCCGGGCGCCCCGTCCAGGCCTCCGCCACCTGCGGCCGCCCCCCGCAGCGCCTGTGCGCCTTCCGCCACCCGGGCGACGCCTCGTCCCGCCGGTGCCGCCTCTGCGACGGGGCCGACCCTGCCGCCGCCCACCCCGCCGCCTACCTGACCGACGCGGGCGGCGAGGCCACCTGCTGGCAGTCGGGGCCGGTGGCCAACGCCAGCCTGACCCTGGCCCTGGGGGGCCGCTTCGAGCTGCTCTACGTGGCCCTCCGcttctgctccccccgcccccactccctggccctcTACAAATCCACCGACCACGGCCACTCCTGGACGCCTTTCCAGTTCTTCTCCGCCCGCTGCCACCAGGCCTACGGGCTGCCCCCGGCCTCGGCCGTCAGCAAGGCCTCGGACCATGAAGCCATCTGCACCGCCGCCCAGACGGACCCCACGCCGCTGGTGGGGGGGCTGGTGGCtttcatgcccctggccagccgccCCTTGGCCCGAGCCTTCGAGTACAGCCCCGTGCTCCAGGACTGGGTGACGGCCACCGACCTGCGGGTGGCCTTGGACCGCAGGCaccgggggctggggctgcggggccgGGAAGCCTCCTACGGGGTGTCGGAGCTGCAGGTCGGGGGCCGGTGCCGGTGCAATGGGCACGCTGCCCGGTGTGGGGCCGCCGGGCCCGGCGGCGCCCCCCAGTGCCAGTGCCGCCACAACACGGCCGGCCCCGAGTGCGAGACCTGCAGGGCCTTCTATTGCGACCGGCCCTGGCAGCGCGCCACGCCCAGCGATGCCCACGAGTGCGTGG CCTGCGAATGCAACCGCCACTCGCACCGGTGCCGCTTTAACATGGAGCTGTACAAGCTGTCGGGGCGCAAGAGCGGGGGCGTCTGCCTGAACTGCCGGCACCACACGGCCGGGCGGCACTGCCACTACTGCCAGCCGGGTTTCAAACGTGACCTGGCTCGGCCCATCACCAGCCGCAGGGGCTGCAAGG CCTGCCAGTGCCACCCCACTGGAGCTGTCGGCACCATGTGCAACCAGACCACGGGGCAGTGCCAGTGCAAGATGGGTGTCAGCGGGCTCACCTGCAACCGCTGCGCCCAGGGCTTTCAGCAGAGCCGCACGGCCCACATCCCCTGCATCC gcgTTCAAGAGGTGATGACCACCACGGCTGCCTACCCCCTGGAGTGGAAcacag GCACTGAATGCCAGACTCACTGCAGCCCCTCCCACGGCCGCGTCCACATGAACCTGCGAAAATACTGCAAGAAGGATTACG TGCTgcatgcccagctgctggccatggtGGAGTCGGGCGAGTGGTGGCAGTTCACGACCTCAGTGCTGGCGGTCTATCGGCAGCGCCAGGTGCCCATCCGTCGGGGCGAACAACCACTCTGGGTGCCCCGGCAGGACCTGGCCTGCGGCTGCCTGCGCCTCCAGGTTGGCAAGGCCTACCTGGTGATCGGGAACGATGCGGAGTCGCCCGACCCGGCGCGCCTGGTGCTGGACAGGAACAGCCTGGCGCTGCCCTGGCGCGATGTCTGGGCCCACAAGctccgccgcttccagcagcagaACCGGCGGGGCAACTGCCGGAGCCCCTGA
- the LOC123350302 gene encoding sulfotransferase 2B1-like, with protein MADPGPRSLLYEGLMLPALVHSEQSLRYAQFGFQVRDSDVFSVTYPKSGTTWMQELLTLIHSDGDPRLAQSVPSWERVPWLEQTTAAGFLENRPCPRLISSHLPYGLFPNSFHGSNAKVIYTVRNPKDVCVSLYHYSKMASFLEFQEDFGEFVELFSAGKVLFGSWFQHVRGWLGLRDRLNFLLLTYEEMHQDLRGSVERICRFLGKQLDARALDGVVANASFQAMKQNKMCNYSLVPENIMDQRVSPFLRKGVPGDWKGHFTVAQSQAFDRLYREQMQDVGVRFPWDEA; from the exons ATGGCTGACCCCGGCCCGCGCTCGCTGCTGTACGAGGGGCTCATGCTTCCGGCCCTGGTGCACAGCGAGCAGAGCCTGCGATACGCCCAGTTCGGCTTCCAGGTGCGAGACAGCGACGTCTTCAGTGTCACCTACCCCAAATCGG gcacCACCTGGATGCAGGAGCTGCTGACCCTCATTCACAGCGATGGGGACCCCCGGCTGGCGCAGTCGGTGCCTTCCTGGGAGCgggtgccctggctggagcagacCACGGCAGCCGGGTTCCTGGAGAACCGGCCCTGTCCTCGGCTCATCTCTTCCCACCTGCCCTACGGCCTCTTCCCCAACTCCTTCCACGGCTCCAATGCCAAg GTGATCTATACTGTGAGGAACCCCAAGGACGTCTGCGTCTCTCTCTATCATTACTCTAAAATGGCCTCATTCCTGGAGTTCCAGGAGGATTTTGGGGAATTTGTGGAGCTCTTCAGTGCAGGCAAAG TGCTGTTCGGCTCCTGGTTCCAGCAcgtgaggggctggctgggccttAGGGACCGGCTCAACTTCCTCctcctgacctatgaggaaatgcATCAG GACCTGCGGGGCAGCGTGGAGCGGATCTGCCGGTTCCTGGGCAAGCAGCTGGACGCGCGGGCGCTGGACGGGGTGGTGGCGAACGCCTCCTTCCAGGCCATGAAGCAGAACAAGATGTGCAACTACAGCCTGGTGCCGGAGAACATCATGGACCAGCGGGTCAGCCCCTTCCTGAGAAAAG GGGTCCCTGGCGACTGGAAGGGGCACTTCACGGTGGCGCAGAGCCAGGCGTTTGACCGGCTCTACCGGGAGCAAATGCAGGATGTGGGCGTCCGATTCCCCTGGGACGAGGCCTGA